In one window of Carcharodon carcharias isolate sCarCar2 chromosome 14, sCarCar2.pri, whole genome shotgun sequence DNA:
- the LOC121287261 gene encoding actin-like gives MRDQELTGAMVVDIGSGSCKVGYAGDPIPQSLVGSVVGYPRGKSKRNNIAVGKMVSTEPDLKLVRPTRQGIIVDWTAAEDLLRHVFYEDLKVSPEEHAILISDPPLSPTTNREKIAELLFERFNVPAMHVSYQSVLAVYSYGKTTGLVVDSGDGVTHSVPVHDGYNMPDAISRIDLGGHDLTTYLIKLLSEAGNAFHEKGRYIVEDIKQKCCYVAVDQDKETTLTDQEYLVDYELPDGHVITIGKERMKCPEALFKPSVMGSNQEGIHTMTINSLKKAQPQIQQLMYDNVLLSGGSTMFEGFYSRFCREIFALVPKDTKTNIHAVPERKYAVWIGGSILASLHAFQSLWVRQEDYKERGPFIVHRRCY, from the exons ATGAGAGACCAGGAACT AACGGGAGCAATGGTAGTGGACATTGGATCGGGGAGTTGTAAAGTGGGGTATGCCGGTGACCCAATTCCCCAGTCACTGGTTGGGTCAGTGGTGGGATACCCGAGAGGGAAGAGTAAACGTAACAACATCGCTGTGGGCAAAATGGTCTCAACCGAACCAGACCTCAAACTAGTTCGGCCGACCCGACAAGGAATCATAGTGGACTGGACAGCGGCCGAAGATCTCCTTCGGCACGTATTTTATGAGGATCTGAAGGTTTCGCCAGAGGAACACGCAATCCTAATCTCAGACCCCCCTCTCAGTCCCACGACCAATAGAGAGAAGATCGCAGAACTTTTGTTCGAGCGTTTCAATGTCCCTGCCATGCACGTCTCTTACCAGTCAGTGCTGGCTGTGTATTCTTATGGAAAAACCACGGGGTTGGTGGTAGATTCTGGTGATGGTGTCACCCATTCTGTCCCCGTTCATGACGGCTACAACATGCCTGATGCAATCAGTAGAATAGATTTGGGCGGCCACGATCTCACCACTTACCTAATAAAGCTGCTCAGTGAGGCAGGTAACGCCTTTCATGAGAAAGGCAGGTACATAGTAGAAGACATCAAGCAGAAATGTTGCTATGTAGCTGTTGATCAGGACAAAGAGACAACCCTGACCGACCAAGAGTACCTTGTGGATTATGAGCTCCCTGATGGTCATGTTATTACCATTGGCAAGGAAAGGATGAAATGTCCAGAAGCTCTCTTCAAGCCATCAGTCATGGGATCAAACCAAGAAGGTATTCACACAATGACCATCAACAGTTTGAAAAAAGCTCAGCCTCAGATTCAGCAACTCATGTACGACAATGTTCTGTTGAGTGGAGGGTCGACAATGTTTGAGGGATTTTATTCGCGGTTCTGCAGAGAGATTTTTGCTTTGGTTCCCAAAGACACAAAAACCAATATCCACGCTGTCCCAGAAAGGAAGTATGCTGTCTGGATTGGTGGCTCCATATTAGCCTCACTACATGCTTTTCAGTCTTTATGGGTTCGCCAGGAAGATTATAAAGAACGAGGCCCATTCATTGTACATCGTAGGTGCTACTGA
- the LOC121286753 gene encoding actin-like, with the protein MSLEKETGALVIDMGSGICKVGYAGQPRPDSVVGSILGYPRGKSKRNNIAVGKMVSTEPDLKLVRPTRQGIIVDWTAAEDLLRHVFYEDLKVSPEEHAILISDPPLSPTTNREKIAEFLFERFNVPAMHVSYQSVLAVYSYGKTTGLVVDSGDGVTHSVPVHDGYNMPDAVSRIDLGGHDLTTYLIKLLSEAGNAFHEKGRYIVEDIKQKCCYVAVDYPNEGTRLVDYELPDGHIITIGTERFKCPEALFNPSFMESNQEGIHIMTINSLKRVQPHIRQLMYDNVLLSGGSTLFDGFNVRFCKEIFPLAPKDVKTKIHAVPERKYAVWIGGSILASLHAFQSLWIRQEDYTEQGPLIVHRRCY; encoded by the coding sequence GACGGGGGCGCTAGTAATTGACATGGGATCCGGTATTTGCAAAGTGGGATACGCCGGCCAACCCAGACCTGATTCTGTGGTGGGATCAATTTTGGGATACCCGAGAGGGAAGAGTAAACGTAACAACATCGCTGTGGGCAAAATGGTCTCAACCGAACCAGACCTCAAACTAGTTCGGCCGACCCGACAAGGAATCATAGTGGACTGGACAGCGGCCGAAGATCTCCTTCGGCACGTATTTTATGAGGATCTGAAGGTTTCGCCAGAGGAACACGCAATCCTAATCTCAGACCCCCCTCTCAGTCCCACGACCAATAGAGAGAAGATTGCAGAATTCCTGTTCGAGCGTTTCAATGTCCCTGCCATGCACGTCTCTTACCAGTCAGTGCTGGCTGTGTATTCTTATGGAAAAACCACGGGGTTGGTGGTAGATTCTGGTGATGGTGTCACCCATTCTGTCCCCGTTCATGACGGCTACAACATGCCTGATGCAGTCAGTAGAATAGATTTGGGTGGCCACGATCTCACTACTTACCTAATAAAGCTGCTCAGTGAGGCAGGTAACGCCTTTCATGAGAAAGGCAGGTACATAGTAGAAGACATCAAGCAGAAATGTTGCTACGTAGCTGTTGATTATCCAAACGAGGGAACCCGTCTTGTAGATTATGAGCTACCAGATGGTCATATCATCACCATTGGAACAGAAAGATTTAAATGTCCAGAAGCCCTATTCAATCCATCGTTCATGGAGTCAAACCAGGAAGGTATTCACATTATGACCATCAACAGTTTGAAAAGGGTTCAGCCCCATATTAGACAGCTCATGTACGATAATGTTCTGTTGAGTGGGGGCTCGACATTATTCGATGGCTTTAATGTTCGTTTCTGCAAAGAGATTTTTCCCTTAGCTCCTAAAGATGTTAAAACTAAAATTCACGCTGTTCCGGAGAGGAAGTATGCTGTCTGGATAGGTGGCTCCATATTGGCCTCATTACATGCCTTCCAATCTTTGTGGATTCGCCAAGAAGATTATACAGAACAAGGCCCATTAATTGTGCATCGTAGATGCTACTGA